ACGACCCACTGGGCGCGGACCACGGGCTCGTGCGCGGCCACGTCCTCCAGGTCGCGGACGATCGCCGTGACGCCGAGGAGCTTGGCGTGGCGCTCGGAGAGCTGGGTGCGCCGCTCGACGAAGAGCTCGCTGGGCGTGTACAGCTCGAGCACGGCGCCGCGCTGACGGGCCGTGGCGATGAGCGCGCGCACGTCGGCCTCCTTGAGCGCCGTCACCTGGATCGAGCGACCGTCAGGGTAGCCGACGTGGGCCCCGCTCTGGAACACGTGCGGGTTGTCGGGGCCGATGCGCTCGGCGATCCTCAGGGCGGTGCCGAAGGCCGGCCGGCCCGTGCACAGCGCGACCTTCATGCCGGCGTCGCGGGCGCGCTGAGCCGCCTCCCAGACGCAGTCGCGCACCTGCGCGTCGGCGCCGATCACGGTCCCGTCGAGGTCGAGGACCACCAGCGGTATCACCGCGCACCGCCCCCCGTCGCTGCGGGCGCCGGGGTCACGGCGCCGTCACCGCCAGTCCCAGCTCGGCGAGCTGCTCGGGGGAGAGCGGCGCCGGGGCGCCGGTGAGCGGGTCCTGCCCGCGCTGGGTCTTCGGGAACGCGATCGTATCGCGGATCGAAGGCACGCCGGCCAGCAGCATGATCACGCGGTCGAAGCCCCACGCGATGCCGCCGTGCGGCGGCACGCCGTAGGAGAGCGCGTCGAGGAAGAAGCCGAAGCGGCGCCTGGCCTCCTCCGGGCCGATGCCGATGGCGGCGAACATGCGCTCCTGCACGTCCTGCCTGTGGATGCGCAGCGAGCCGCCGCCCACCTCGTTGCCGTTGAGGACGAGGTCGTAGGCGTAGGCCCGCACGGCGCCCGGGTCGGACTCGAGGAGGTGCAGGTCCTCGTCGTGCGGCCTGGCGAACGGGTGGTGCATGTAGGTGAAGCCGCCCTCGTCGGTGCGCTCGAGGAGCGGGAAGTCGACGACCCAGAGGAAGCGCAGCACGTCGCCGCCGGGCCTCAGGCCCAGCAGGCCGCCGAGGCGCGAGCGCACGGCACCGAGCGCCGTG
Above is a genomic segment from Trueperaceae bacterium containing:
- a CDS encoding HAD family hydrolase; this encodes MIPLVVLDLDGTVIGADAQVRDCVWEAAQRARDAGMKVALCTGRPAFGTALRIAERIGPDNPHVFQSGAHVGYPDGRSIQVTALKEADVRALIATARQRGAVLELYTPSELFVERRTQLSERHAKLLGVTAIVRDLEDVAAHEPVVRAQWVVPYQEHEELLPFTPEGITAATATSPALPGIAFVNLTRAGTSKASAVAHLAKHLRVPLGDIMAVGDSENDLPMLEIVGHPRVVANASPALLARFQPALPSVEECGAAEALDEAIGLPIA